A genomic segment from Pistricoccus aurantiacus encodes:
- a CDS encoding polysialyltransferase family glycosyltransferase has protein sequence MVSKFYVFDIITPFHLISSLAFCLSKGRQGDLINVNIIPSMKGDLLLEEADFITTSGIRVIIKKQECCAGIKDLFSFFLHRYLRFEKVTESCIYIGHHTYFKPSSLFFLKEKYKGKALKTFSFEEGIGSYSSLKQEKEVALREGKKFYFLKFFLKKIFSTRFFLNFKWGVIGASDFSKKEVKKKYTEACLVLKKSIFLNDEKKRSVVHNNNPMVIFFSSPLVELGVLSQPEFFLILKNIENIFLEKGVVMYVKAHPLEYSNVSKRFKGFRLYNTEMPAEIALIDSACKYVAGFNSGALITVPILTGIEAINFYELLPEKAKKKLALNKELKKIFCEHATEYSAWAAKCTK, from the coding sequence ATGGTGTCGAAGTTTTATGTATTTGATATTATTACACCTTTCCATCTGATAAGTTCATTGGCCTTTTGTCTGTCGAAAGGGAGGCAAGGAGACTTAATTAATGTAAATATCATTCCAAGTATGAAGGGAGACTTGCTACTAGAAGAAGCTGATTTTATCACAACCAGTGGTATTAGAGTAATCATCAAGAAACAAGAATGCTGTGCGGGAATCAAAGATCTTTTCTCTTTTTTTCTGCACAGGTATCTGCGGTTCGAAAAAGTTACTGAGAGTTGTATTTATATTGGGCATCATACTTACTTTAAACCAAGTTCTCTCTTTTTTCTCAAAGAAAAATACAAAGGAAAAGCTTTGAAAACTTTTTCTTTTGAAGAAGGTATAGGTTCCTACTCAAGTTTAAAACAGGAAAAAGAGGTGGCCTTAAGAGAAGGAAAAAAGTTCTACTTTTTAAAGTTTTTTCTAAAAAAAATATTTTCCACGCGCTTTTTTTTAAATTTTAAATGGGGTGTGATAGGAGCATCCGATTTTTCTAAAAAAGAAGTTAAAAAAAAATATACTGAGGCTTGTTTGGTATTAAAAAAAAGTATTTTTCTTAATGATGAAAAAAAAAGATCAGTTGTTCACAATAATAATCCCATGGTTATTTTTTTTTCCTCTCCATTGGTTGAACTTGGTGTTTTATCTCAACCTGAATTTTTTTTAATTTTAAAGAATATAGAAAATATATTTCTCGAAAAAGGTGTCGTAATGTATGTTAAAGCGCACCCTTTGGAATACTCTAATGTAAGTAAGCGTTTCAAAGGCTTTCGGTTATATAACACAGAAATGCCTGCCGAAATCGCGTTAATTGATTCAGCTTGCAAGTATGTGGCGGGGTTTAACTCAGGGGCGCTTATTACGGTGCCCATTCTTACGGGTATCGAAGCTATAAATTTTTACGAACTTTTACCTGAAAAAGCCAAGAAAAAATTAGCATTAAATAAAGAATTAAAGAAAATTTTTTGTGAACATGCAACAGAATATAGTGCATGGGCGGCGAAGTGCACTAAGTAG